Proteins encoded by one window of Kribbella flavida DSM 17836:
- a CDS encoding epoxide hydrolase family protein, whose protein sequence is MIGEFRLDVPQADLDDLRDRLERTRWPRVLPGADDWSRGVPVGYLQQVVRYWLDDYDWRRWEARLNAFPQFTTTIDDQLIHFLHVRSPEPGALPLILTHGWPGSIAEFLEVVGPLTDPRGHGGDPADAFHVVAPSVPGHGFSVPLDRPGWDHLRIAHAWSTLMDRLGYQRYVAQGGDTGSVVSPLLGRIAPDRVLGVHINGGLAFPAAEPGDFDHLDPRDQAKLAFAEHVRATGTAYADLQSTKPQTISFALSDSPVGQLAWILEKFHDWTDPARPLTDQPAALDHLLTDVTLYWLTNTSATSANLYYENRTSTTPEPPPSSVPTGVAVFPTDPAMRHILARTHHLTHWTEHDQGGHFAALETPTTLVQDLRTFCRPLR, encoded by the coding sequence ATGATCGGCGAGTTCCGCCTCGACGTCCCGCAGGCCGACCTGGACGACCTGCGGGACCGCCTGGAACGCACCCGCTGGCCCCGCGTCCTTCCCGGCGCGGACGACTGGTCCCGGGGCGTGCCGGTCGGCTATCTCCAGCAGGTCGTCCGGTACTGGCTCGACGACTACGACTGGCGTCGGTGGGAGGCCCGCCTCAACGCGTTCCCACAGTTCACCACCACGATCGACGACCAGCTGATCCACTTCCTGCACGTCCGCTCGCCGGAGCCCGGCGCGCTCCCGCTGATCCTCACCCACGGCTGGCCCGGCTCGATCGCCGAGTTCCTGGAGGTCGTCGGCCCGCTGACCGACCCGCGCGGCCACGGCGGCGACCCGGCCGACGCGTTCCACGTCGTCGCTCCGTCCGTGCCCGGCCACGGTTTCTCCGTCCCGCTCGACCGCCCGGGCTGGGACCACCTGCGCATCGCTCACGCCTGGTCCACCCTGATGGACCGCCTCGGCTACCAGCGGTACGTCGCGCAGGGCGGCGACACCGGCTCGGTCGTCTCGCCGCTGCTCGGCCGGATCGCCCCGGATCGCGTGCTCGGCGTGCACATCAACGGCGGTCTCGCCTTTCCCGCGGCCGAGCCCGGCGACTTCGACCACCTCGACCCGCGCGACCAGGCCAAGCTCGCCTTCGCCGAACACGTCCGAGCCACCGGTACGGCGTACGCGGACCTGCAGTCCACCAAGCCGCAGACCATCTCCTTCGCCCTGAGCGACTCACCCGTCGGCCAGCTCGCCTGGATCCTGGAGAAGTTCCACGACTGGACCGACCCGGCCCGCCCGCTCACCGACCAGCCCGCCGCCCTCGACCACCTGCTCACCGACGTCACCCTCTACTGGCTCACCAACACCAGCGCCACCTCGGCCAACCTGTACTACGAGAACCGCACCTCCACCACGCCCGAGCCCCCACCCTCCTCCGTCCCCACCGGCGTCGCCGTCTTCCCCACCGACCCCGCCATGCGCCACATCCTCGCCCGCACCCACCACCTCACCCACTGGACCGAGCACGACCAGGGCGGCCACTTCGCCGCCCTCGAAACCCCGACCACCCTCGTCCAAGACCTCCGAACCTTCTGCCGCCCACTGCGCTGA
- a CDS encoding PLP-dependent aminotransferase family protein, which yields MSRSRTSSGAGELLVPLRRDSTVPLHQQVARGIRDRIRQGLLPADAVVPSTRALAADLGLSRGVVVEAYQQLVAEGYLVSRTGGYTQVAPAAARELPVPRTEPMSGGSPRIDFRYSRPDVSQFPRAAWLRSIRKVLTETPHDRLAYLDGRGAIELREALAAYLNRVRGTSARAENLLISNGFAQGSRLLLQVLAASGFRRLAVEDPSDDELRAVAAAAGLEAVGVPVLDSGVDVEALERSGADVVLVTAAHQFPTGAVTSAQTRAALVDWAGRRDALIVEDDYDAEYRYDREPIGAIQGLAPDRVVYAGTASKTLAPGLRLGWLILPAHLVEAMSSAKVVDDRGSSVLDQLTFADFVARGEFDRHLRRMRPRYRRLRDTLVDRLAEQLPDLRPVGISAGLHVTTWLPPDLSEQAVAQAALERGVGVYGLAPYWVDAGPAGLVFGYGGLTEQAVVEGIDALAAAVAAVRSTPSID from the coding sequence ATGAGCCGATCCAGGACCAGTTCGGGCGCCGGGGAGTTGCTGGTCCCGCTTCGGCGCGATTCCACCGTGCCGTTGCACCAGCAGGTGGCGCGCGGAATCCGCGACCGAATCCGGCAGGGCCTGCTGCCGGCGGACGCCGTTGTGCCGTCGACCCGTGCGCTCGCGGCGGACCTCGGGTTGTCGCGGGGCGTGGTCGTCGAGGCCTACCAGCAGCTCGTCGCCGAGGGCTACCTGGTCAGTAGGACCGGCGGCTACACCCAGGTCGCCCCGGCCGCGGCCCGCGAACTGCCCGTGCCGCGGACCGAGCCGATGTCGGGCGGATCGCCGCGGATCGACTTCCGGTACAGCCGTCCGGACGTCTCGCAGTTCCCGCGGGCCGCCTGGTTGCGGTCGATCCGGAAGGTGCTGACCGAGACCCCGCACGACCGGCTCGCCTATCTCGACGGCCGGGGTGCGATCGAGCTGCGCGAGGCACTGGCCGCCTACCTCAACCGCGTGCGCGGAACGTCCGCCCGGGCCGAGAACCTGCTGATCAGCAACGGCTTCGCGCAGGGTTCCCGCCTGCTGCTGCAGGTGCTGGCGGCGTCGGGGTTCCGGCGGCTGGCGGTCGAGGACCCGTCCGACGACGAGCTCCGCGCGGTGGCCGCCGCGGCCGGGCTGGAGGCGGTCGGCGTACCGGTGCTGGACTCGGGGGTGGACGTCGAGGCGCTGGAACGGTCCGGAGCCGACGTCGTGCTGGTGACGGCCGCCCACCAGTTCCCGACCGGGGCGGTGACGTCGGCGCAGACCCGGGCGGCGCTGGTCGACTGGGCCGGCCGGCGGGACGCGCTGATCGTCGAGGACGACTACGACGCGGAGTACCGGTACGACCGGGAGCCGATCGGTGCGATCCAGGGCCTCGCGCCGGACCGGGTCGTGTACGCCGGGACGGCGAGCAAGACGCTGGCGCCTGGACTGCGGCTGGGCTGGCTGATCCTGCCGGCGCACCTGGTCGAGGCGATGTCCTCCGCGAAGGTGGTCGACGACCGGGGCTCGTCGGTGCTCGACCAGCTGACCTTCGCCGACTTCGTCGCCCGCGGCGAGTTCGACCGGCATCTGCGCCGGATGCGCCCGCGCTACCGCAGGCTGCGGGACACGCTGGTCGACCGGCTCGCCGAGCAACTGCCCGACCTGCGACCGGTCGGCATCTCGGCCGGTCTGCACGTGACCACCTGGCTGCCGCCCGACCTGTCGGAGCAGGCCGTCGCGCAGGCTGCGCTCGAGCGCGGCGTCGGCGTCTACGGTCTCGCGCCGTACTGGGTCGACGCCGGTCCCGCGGGCCTGGTCTTCGGCTACGGCGGTCTCACCGAACAGGCCGTTGTCGAAGGCATCGATGCCCTCGCCGCGGCCGTCGCCGCCGTTCGCTCAACTCCGTCGATCGACTGA
- a CDS encoding PHP domain-containing protein, with the protein MGHSHGHEHGHGHGHGHGHDHDHHHPNAELDAATLAALDESIPDRELSPSEVSRRSLLRSAGILGGTAALAVTGAQAAAAAAPKNVPGWIFRQGKRPNVWLAGDHHIHTQFSSDGMYRVVDQARHAAAYGLDWLVITDHGGATHARIGVDLVNPQIKAARSELKDTLIFQGLEWNIPAAEHGTVFVAPGSREVEVLKQFENSYDGSVKGASGNSPANEALAVAGIQWLGQQVDRRRVQDALFLANHPARNGIDSPHEIRNWRDADPRIAVGFEGAPGHQAAGLPSTIGPGSARGFYGNAPGANSFPGYPLESYRTWGGFDWMTSTVGGLWDSLLAEGKPWWISANSDSHVNWNETSRRPDGSNQAQFDRDGRYMDPVHGTTVNRTAGDFWPGYYSRTHVGADRRDYVSVMEGLRAGRMWVDHGMLAKGVEVEVREVGQRYGEPLGGALLVRRGRPVELVVRITTQTMPNWANFVPKLNRVDAIRGAVTGAVSNKDSFTAPDTKVVRQWDTSGKRGTFELVLPLGRAEEPFYVRVRGTDGNRSQPGYLGAAIDPAGPQLDVVGDADPWVDLWFYTNPIWVLPKK; encoded by the coding sequence ATGGGACACTCCCACGGTCACGAGCACGGGCATGGACACGGCCACGGACACGGGCACGATCACGACCACCACCACCCGAACGCCGAGCTGGACGCGGCCACGCTGGCCGCGCTGGACGAGTCGATCCCGGACCGGGAGCTGTCGCCGTCGGAGGTGAGCCGGCGCAGTCTGCTGCGGTCGGCCGGGATCCTCGGTGGCACCGCCGCGCTCGCCGTCACCGGCGCGCAGGCCGCGGCCGCGGCAGCGCCGAAGAACGTGCCGGGCTGGATCTTCCGGCAGGGCAAGCGCCCGAACGTGTGGCTGGCCGGTGACCACCACATCCACACCCAGTTCAGCTCCGACGGCATGTACCGGGTGGTCGACCAGGCGCGGCACGCCGCGGCGTACGGGCTGGACTGGCTGGTGATCACCGACCACGGCGGCGCCACCCACGCCCGGATCGGGGTCGACCTGGTCAACCCGCAGATCAAGGCGGCCCGGTCGGAGCTGAAGGACACGCTGATCTTCCAGGGACTGGAGTGGAACATCCCGGCCGCCGAGCACGGCACGGTGTTCGTCGCGCCGGGCAGCCGTGAGGTCGAGGTGCTCAAACAGTTCGAGAACAGCTACGACGGCTCGGTGAAGGGGGCCAGCGGCAACAGCCCGGCCAACGAGGCGCTCGCCGTCGCCGGCATCCAGTGGCTGGGCCAGCAGGTCGACCGCCGCCGGGTGCAGGACGCGCTGTTCCTCGCCAACCACCCGGCCCGCAACGGCATCGACAGCCCGCACGAGATCCGGAACTGGCGCGACGCCGACCCGCGGATCGCCGTCGGCTTCGAGGGTGCGCCGGGCCACCAGGCCGCCGGCCTGCCGAGCACGATCGGCCCGGGTTCGGCCCGTGGCTTCTACGGCAACGCTCCCGGCGCGAACTCCTTCCCCGGCTACCCGCTGGAGTCGTACCGCACCTGGGGCGGCTTCGACTGGATGACCTCGACGGTCGGCGGCCTGTGGGACAGCCTGCTCGCCGAGGGCAAGCCGTGGTGGATCAGCGCGAACTCCGACAGCCACGTCAACTGGAACGAGACCTCCCGCCGCCCTGACGGCTCCAACCAGGCGCAGTTCGACCGCGACGGCCGCTACATGGACCCGGTCCACGGCACCACCGTGAACCGCACCGCGGGCGACTTCTGGCCCGGCTACTACAGCCGCACGCACGTCGGCGCCGACCGCCGCGACTACGTCTCGGTGATGGAGGGCCTGCGGGCCGGCCGGATGTGGGTCGACCACGGCATGCTCGCGAAGGGCGTCGAGGTCGAGGTCCGCGAGGTCGGCCAGCGGTACGGCGAACCGCTCGGCGGCGCGCTGCTGGTCCGGCGCGGCCGGCCGGTCGAGCTGGTCGTCCGGATCACCACCCAGACGATGCCCAACTGGGCGAACTTCGTACCGAAGCTGAACCGGGTGGACGCGATCCGCGGCGCGGTGACGGGTGCCGTCAGCAACAAGGACTCGTTCACCGCACCGGACACCAAGGTGGTCCGGCAGTGGGACACCTCGGGCAAGCGCGGCACCTTCGAGCTGGTGCTGCCGCTGGGCCGCGCGGAAGAGCCGTTCTACGTCCGCGTCCGCGGCACCGACGGCAACCGCAGCCAGCCCGGCTACCTCGGCGCGGCGATCGACCCCGCGGGCCCCCAGCTCGACGTGGTCGGCGACGCGGACCCGTGGGTGGACCTGTGGTTCTACACGAACCCGATCTGGGTGCTTCCGAAGAAGTGA
- a CDS encoding response regulator translates to MITVVLADDQELVRSGFAMILDAQPGIEVVGEAGDGTEAVELVRALRPEVALLDVRMPRTDGLAAARAICAGTSTKVIMLTTFDSDDYVYDALYAGASGFLLKDVRRDDLVHAVRVVAAGESLLAPSVTRRLIADLTRNRPRAGRVAELDALTSREREILLLLGRGLSNAEIAAALTVSEHTVKTHVSNTLTKLGLRDRVQAVIAAYETGLITPTS, encoded by the coding sequence ATGATCACGGTGGTGCTGGCCGACGACCAGGAACTGGTCCGTAGCGGCTTCGCGATGATTCTCGACGCGCAACCCGGCATCGAGGTGGTCGGCGAGGCCGGCGACGGGACCGAGGCGGTCGAGCTCGTCCGCGCGCTCCGGCCCGAGGTGGCGCTGCTCGACGTCCGGATGCCGCGCACCGACGGCCTGGCCGCCGCCCGCGCGATCTGCGCCGGTACGTCGACCAAGGTGATCATGCTGACCACCTTCGACTCCGACGACTACGTGTACGACGCGCTGTACGCCGGAGCGAGCGGGTTCCTGCTCAAGGACGTGCGCCGCGACGACCTCGTGCACGCCGTCCGGGTGGTCGCGGCCGGCGAGTCCCTGCTCGCGCCGAGTGTGACCCGGCGGCTGATCGCCGACCTCACCCGCAACCGTCCGCGGGCCGGCCGGGTCGCCGAGCTCGACGCGCTGACGTCGCGTGAGCGGGAGATCCTGCTGCTGCTCGGCCGCGGGCTGTCCAACGCGGAGATCGCCGCCGCGCTGACGGTGAGCGAGCACACCGTGAAGACGCACGTCAGCAACACGCTGACCAAGCTCGGCCTGCGGGACCGGGTCCAGGCGGTCATCGCGGCGTACGAGACCGGCCTGATCACTCCCACGAGCTAG
- a CDS encoding sensor histidine kinase has product MVVVGVAATFVSLHHRPGQNLQYAGLLAIYTVASLGRRRWQRIGVLVVILVTFPPASLLLKDNDLDEFMFTFLLPLAAFLLGSLERTRRENAEMLRERADQLERERRAEAARAAAEERARVARDMHDILAHAVSLMIVQAEAGPVVVRTDPERAERSFEAIADAGRDAMAQLRRLLGVLKADEAQRLPQPTLAELPELVRGTARLIETGARRPVPPDTELAVYRIVQEALTNTVKHARARHVDVRLDWTPAALELTVTDDGNGLVATTRRPAGDGDELNGSGSGVGGQGPRGTGDGSRAGGHGLVGIRERAAACGGMAAAGPRAGGGFEVRATLPVPGPHQRQDGAR; this is encoded by the coding sequence ATGGTGGTCGTCGGCGTTGCCGCCACCTTCGTCTCCCTCCACCACAGGCCCGGCCAGAACCTCCAGTACGCCGGCCTGCTGGCGATCTACACCGTCGCCAGCCTCGGCCGGCGCCGCTGGCAGCGGATCGGCGTCCTGGTGGTCATCCTGGTCACCTTCCCACCGGCCTCGTTGCTGCTGAAGGACAACGACCTCGACGAGTTCATGTTCACCTTCCTGCTGCCGCTGGCCGCGTTCCTGCTCGGCTCGCTGGAGCGTACCCGGCGAGAGAACGCTGAGATGCTGCGCGAGCGCGCCGACCAGCTGGAGCGGGAACGTCGGGCCGAGGCCGCCCGCGCCGCCGCCGAGGAACGCGCCCGGGTCGCCCGCGACATGCACGACATCCTCGCCCACGCCGTCAGCCTGATGATCGTCCAGGCCGAAGCAGGGCCGGTGGTGGTCCGCACCGACCCGGAGCGTGCCGAGCGGTCGTTCGAGGCGATCGCGGACGCCGGGCGGGACGCGATGGCGCAGCTGCGGCGGCTGCTCGGGGTGCTCAAGGCGGACGAGGCGCAGCGGCTGCCGCAGCCGACGCTGGCCGAGCTGCCGGAGCTCGTCCGCGGCACGGCGAGACTGATCGAGACAGGAGCGCGGCGCCCGGTGCCGCCCGACACCGAGCTCGCCGTGTACCGGATCGTCCAGGAGGCGTTGACCAACACCGTGAAGCACGCCCGCGCCCGGCACGTCGACGTACGGCTGGACTGGACACCGGCCGCGCTCGAGCTGACCGTGACCGACGACGGAAACGGGCTGGTGGCAACGACCCGGCGACCCGCCGGCGACGGCGACGAGCTGAACGGTTCCGGCTCGGGCGTCGGTGGTCAGGGCCCGCGCGGCACCGGGGACGGCTCGCGCGCCGGGGGTCACGGGCTGGTCGGGATCCGGGAACGGGCCGCGGCGTGCGGCGGTATGGCGGCGGCGGGGCCTCGGGCCGGCGGCGGGTTCGAGGTCCGGGCGACGCTGCCGGTACCCGGACCCCACCAGCGACAGGACGGTGCTCGATGA